Genomic segment of Nothobranchius furzeri strain GRZ-AD chromosome 12, NfurGRZ-RIMD1, whole genome shotgun sequence:
GCAGTTCCGAATTTCCGGGCAGTCTTGTGCTCGAGGACCTGCAGAAGACCAAGTATGACAGAAACCGGAGGGGTCAGTCAAtggtaaaaaaaatattaaattaaattttaaaaagaactttgaagacaaCAGATTAGCCGGCGTTGAAAATATCATTAAAAGATCCCCaacattcaaaaaaaaaaaaaacacccaaaagaGAAGCAGGTTAGCCCTTAAACAAAAGAAGGTGAAATAAGGTCCAAAAAAAGTGTTGGGTTAGCAGAAAACGCCAAAGGTGCTTACATTGATTAGATAACCTGTCTGGTCATCACCTATGGCCTGCCGGACCTCCTTGACCCTCATGCGGGTGAGGACCCCCGTCCGGTGGCCATAAatacatccttcatgaaaatactgctgaaatcgtttaacagtagttgtaaattaattaaaataacaggtaaaagggacaaccaaccatggatgactaatggaattaaaaatgcatgtgcCAAAAAAAATTGTCTGTATACGAGATTCTTAAAGTTACAAACAAAGGAAGCCGAAGATagatataaaaaaatataaaaataaattagtaacaataattaggaaacagaagaaagagtactatcgtgagctattgaataagaaaaaagacaacatcaagactacaaggggaataataaataatgtgattaacagagataatacaaatgcaagactcccaaactactttgtaaaggacataaagacatttatgaagttaaagaaatttctaatgaattcaatgatttttttataaatgtaggaaggagtctggtggaaagcaaaccaataattcatgatacaatgaatacaatacctagaaatgtcaatagtattctgcttgacaaagtagatcaacaagaaataagaaacattgtaaaaaactggggaagcaaaagatcaactgattgtgatgatctggacatagtgactgtaaaagctataattgaatctgttattgaaccattcacttacatctgtaatctgtcactatctacaggagtcttccctgatttaatgaaaattgccaaggtggttccattatttaagagcggtgataaacagagtttcactaattacaggccagtgtcactgcttccacagttttccagaatattagaaaaagtgtttgcattaaggttggacaaattcattgacaaaaattcaattttaaatcatgaacagtatggctttaggaccaaacattcaacagcaatggcagttatggatttagtagatacaatttcatcagcaattgacaataaaaaccatttcattagtgttttaattgacttaaaaaaggcatttgatgtcattgatcattcaaggttacttcttaaattacaccggtatggaataagaggggtggcgcatcaatgggttaatagttatttacgcaaatagaaaacagtttgttcaaataaataatgcaaaatctgaattaaaagatatttattatggtgtgctacaagggtcagtcctcggacctaaactgttcatattgtttattaatgacctggtaaatgtgtcgaatttacttggcacagttttatttgcggatgatactacattgttttatttaggattaaatgcacatgaagtaactcaagtgataaacagtgaattgattaaagttaaaaaatggtttgatataaatagactgtcactgaacctgaacaaaacaaactatatactgtttaataacagaagaagctgtgatgtatctttactgatagatggaatggaaattcaaagagtaaaagaaaccaaatttcttggagtcatgttcgatgagagtctcatgtggaaatcacatgtaggttatataaaggggaaaattgccaaagtcataggtgtattatatagagtcatgtttctactaaatttgtcggggttgttaacattgtataactcactgattgaaccatatttattttattgtttagaaatttggggagccacttgcaaaacttttacacaaccattgttcattttgcaaaaaagagcattgagaatcattaacaacagtaactatagagatcacactgatcaattattcattagatacaaaatactgaaatttcctgacttggtagagtggaaaatattgcaaataatgtacagagcgaatacgagtaatctaccaactaatattcagaaaatgtttcataagagagtaagtgggtacatgttaaaaggaactgatgtctttaagaaacctagattcagaaccaaagtgagggaatgtaacatttctgtaaatggtgtaagattgtggaatgccattaacaaggaatttaaagaatcaactacacttgctatatttaaaaaatgtataaaatctaatgtatttagtaattatgaaaaggagaattataatgtcaaagattagacgtgaaaatattagaaagtgactgaggttacactgtgtttgtttggcggataattttatttcgtaaaaaggggcagaaatgataagattttttcttctatctgctccttttcattcaaatgttttttttcaatatgttaatgtatcctgtatttgtttgtttattttatacattgtgaatgaaataaaatataacaaaaaaaaaaaaagacagacagGTAGGCTGCGAGGTAGCCAAAGAACCTGTAGCGGGTCTTGGGGTCCCTCGCCGGCGCCTTCTCAATGTCCTCTGAAATGACGGATAAAGATAGAAGAGAACGATGAGATTGGTAGATTCCGTGGCACCGCTGACAAAAGGCTTGCGAGAGGTGGAGAGGCGTGACGGACTCACCGAGCAGAGAGGGGATTTTCTCCCGAGCAAGGAGCTGGCAAAGGCAACCGAGCCTTTAAAAGTACCCCAAAATGGGCGTTCTCTTCTGAAGGAAGAACAGAATCCCAATTAGTTCAGTGAACGTGTTGTGGTGTGATAGCGATCTCATGATTTCAACTTACTCGGGTACTCTCCTCCGCCGCTCGAGACCCGGAGGCGGCAGTGGGAGGAGCAGGACCGGGACTGGCAGGAGCAGGACCGGGACTAGCAGGAGCCTGTGGTTCAGCGGGTAAATGTGCGGGAGCAGCCGGCTCGTCTTTTGATGAGCCCCCTCTCTTAGCGAGAGGCAGACAAAAAGCTGCCGGATCTCTCTTGCCCGGGAGACGTTCTTGTGTAAGGCATAGAACCTCTCCTGGGTGCCCACGTTGTGGCACATGAATTTAGAGAGGTTCTCCCGCACCTCCGGGTTGTTCTCCTGAAAATTCTACAGCAAAGAAAATGAGACTTGCATCAGTATGAATACACGCGCATGAAATTGATTGTGTTTGGTGTTTGTGATACTCACGTAGGTGGACACAGCCGTTCGTATGTCCATGATGGTAGGGTACCCCTAGAGTCCCATCTCTTTCCAGGCTTTGCTGAAATAACGGGCCATGTCTTTCgcctccccacggccaagagACGAAAATAAATAGCCATTCCTGGCAACGGCTCTGTCTCTCAGCCTGAGCCAGGTCTGGAACCACAAAAATTCTTCGGGCTCTAAGTAGATTTGGGCGGTTCCGAATTTCCGGGCAGTCTTGTGCTCGAGGACCTGCAGAAGACCAAGTATGACAGAAACCGGAGGGGTCAgtcaatggtaaaaaaaaatattaaattaaatttaaaaaagaactttgaagacatCAGATTTGCCGGCGTTGAAAATATCATTAAAAGATCcccaacataaaaaaaaaaacacccaaaagaGAAGCAGGTTAGCCCTTAAACAAAAGAAGAAGGTGAAATAAGGTCCAAAAAAAGTGTTGGGTTAGCAGAAAACGCCAAAGGTGCTTACATTGATTAGATAACCTGTCTGGTCGTCACCTATGGCCTGCCGGACCTCCTTGACCCTCATGCGGGTGAGGACCCCCGTCCGGTGGCCATAAATGACAGACAGGTAGGCTGCGAGGTAGCCAAAGAACCTGTAGCGGGTCTTGGGGTCCCTCGCCGGCGCCTTCTCAATGTCCTCTGAAACGACGGATGAAGATAGAAGGGAACAATGAGATTGGTAGATTCCGTGGCACCGCTGACAAAAGGCTTACGAGAGGCGGAGAGGCGTGACGGACTCACCGAGCAGAGAGGGGATTTTCTCCCGAGCAAGGAGCTGGCAAAGGCGGAGGTCCTCCTTGGACACCAGCTTGGAGACCTTTTTTTGCTTGGTCAGCAGCTGGTGTCCCAGGACGGTCCGCCCGATGTCCCTGCTCAGCTTCTTGAGCTTGAGGACCAGGATTTTGGTTTGCCCACGGTGGAGCCGCGAGTGGCTGGGCAGCATGGCCCTGAAGTACTCCACAAATGAGACGGCCTGGCCCAAGTAGAGGCTGATGGTGGTCGGCGAAAGGCCAAATTTGCAGAGGACTGCGGGGTAGCTGTGTAAAGAACAGATTAAAAGAGTCGAGTGAGGTGGTGCTGAACGGGCGCACAGATAGAAGGCAGTGAGGTTAATTCTTTCCAAATGCACTACTTACGACTTCAGCAGGGGGATGTTGTACAGGAACTGCCAGTTCCAGGACGCAGGCGAGTCAGAGCCGAGCAAAAGATATTTCACAAAAACCTTTGCCCGGCTCAGCTTAGAAACTGCGTTCTCCTGCATTTTGCTCTTTCCCTTGGGGCAGAAGATAAAAGTGAAGTAATCCTCCAGGTAGGATTCTGTAAAGATGCAAGACAACGTGATGAGTGCCGCATGAAATGGCTCCATACACCTCCAAATACCCTATGTGTTGCTTCTTACCAATGGAGGTGCCCAAGGGACTGTTCCTCAGCTTGGAGGCCTTACTTTTCCCAGCCAAGCAGGGGGCCAAGCCTTGGAAGGCCGTCTCCATAGCGGAGAGCTTCTTCTTGGGCGACTTTtcctaaaataacaaaacaaaaaacattaacCGCGTTAACACGTAGCTTCATTGGTTCTAAATTTTGTCAGCATTCATTAAATTACTGAACAAccaatcactctcactcacggtgTCAGAGAAAGCACGGGCAGAGGGAGAAGAAATTGCCTCCTTTGTCCTCTTGCTCTTCTCTGACTTCTTTTTCGGCACAGGGGCCTCTGTTTCTGTCAGCTCCTGGGTAGAGACAAAAACAATCATGAGAACTGATCAAGTGACAAGCTTTGGCCAAAAAGTCAAAAAGATCATGGCACTGTAATAATTAACAACAAAAATATCTAGTAAGTGTGTTCTCACCTCACTAGCCGGGGAAAACGTTAGATTCTGTTTAGTCCCCCGTGTGTCCACCTCAGGCTGCTGCGGGCTCCTCTGGGGCTCCGGGGGCTGGGCCTGGTGCTCCGGGGGCTGGGCATGGGGCTCCTCgctcttctcctctgaggaggcgGTAGGGGAGGCGCGCGAGGGGGCGGAAGCCGAGGCGCGTGACCTACGGCGCTGTCCCTGCCCCTGTTCCCGCTGTTCTTCGCCCTCCTCGTCCGCTGATGAGGAGCTGGAGCTCGAGGGGAGCGATAGGGGAGGTGCGCGAGGGGGCGGAAGCCGAGGCGCGCAACCTAAGGCCCTGCCCGTGCCCATGCCGCGGTTCCGGCGGAGAGGAGGCCTGTTGCGGCTGGAGCTGCTGCAGCTGCCTCTGCATGGGGAAAAAAGAGTGGTTCTTGCTAAATATGCCTTACCTAATTGACCTTACAGCACTGTCATTAGATTACCAGTTTAACATAACAGCCAACTTTTCGTTCACTCACCTTGGCATCCGCCAGAGCGCCCTGGAGAAGGTAGACCTCATTGGTTAGGTACGTGGCCCGGGTCCTGCAAGCAGGGTTGGCGCAGGTGTTTCCCTCGCCTGCCGCCAGGTCACCGTCTAGGTCCAGTGTACTGACCATGGGAGGCTGGGGGTCAGTGGCCCGCAACTCCCTGAGGAGCTGCAAGGCCACCTTCCTCTTCAGGTCAAGCTTTACCttccgctgcctcctctgtgtcaGCTCCTTGTGGGTGTCCAGGTGCTTCTCAACATGAAGCAGGTATGGGACGCAGTTCAAAGTTGGACAAGGACCGGGAGGAGTATTATGGAATGAAACCAAAAGGTGCATTTGAGGGTGGAAAACGTTTCTTCTGCATTGTTGTGTTTGTTTGGGAGAAAACTTACAAACATACAGTACAGCACTTCAGAGTTACACTGCTAGCGATCGAAGATTTATGTAAATTCGACAAGCTAAACACATTCTGTACTGTACAGCAGCATTCCCCAACCTTTTTTGCACCACGGACCACTTTAATGTCAGACAATATTTTCAGGGAACGACCTTTAAGGTGTCACAGATAAAtacaacaaaagaataaaaaagaAACTGTGGTATTttgtaaatataataataaacgtGACTTGAGCTGTGCGCCAACAACAATGACAGTGACATCCTCCTCTCTGCTTCTTAATGCTCTCTGGTCGTTATTGTAACGCGTAAATagttctttcaaaataagacatacaAGTACAACCATACATTTCACACCAGAGCCTCAACTCTCGCGGAACGGTATCAAAGGACTCACGGACCGGTACCGGTCCGTGGGCCTATTAGGGACCACTACCGTACAGGAGACACTGGACTAGATTGATTGACAATGGTCTACAGCAATCAGAACGCATAACACGatgtactgtaaaaaaaataaataaatcagtgaAACAGTGAGTGTCACAGAAGGTCCGCCGCGAGGAACCACTGTACACTTTTGGCCACGAACAATTTAGGGGATGGTGAATTTTTTGGAACAAACCCAGAGTGTTAACCCCcccttaaaaccatttttatttctcCGTAGCATCAATAGTAACAAAAACGCAATTTAGTTTTTGCTGTCAAAGTGCAATGCTATAGTGATTAGTTTAAGTTTTTTATGTGTGATGAAGGATTTTTGTTATTTAGAATATTTTTATATATTCTGTTCATATATTATTCTTtatatttttttgtatatttgattctatatatttttgaTACATTTGCATACATAATGTATATAGTTTTAAATTCTGATAACTTAatggtaattaatgtaaatatgtgtaaTTTAGAAAAATTTATGTTCTGttttcgttctaataaaacatgccttttTTTAGAAATGAATACAGTCGTGTTACTGTGTGCATAAGTGTGCATGCGAAGTGTgtgagtttctgtgtgtgtgtgtgtgtgtgtggggggggggggggggggctcaagggatgtctcgcccggggagtaattccatgtagaaccaccACTGCAGCTAACCCCTTTCTTGACATTGGGGTGTATGGTGCATGTACTATTTAAATAACTCTAACTTGCTCAGTTTTCAACTGATTTTCAAAATGTTTGATTTGTTCTAAACACCAGAGATGTGTCTGTGAAATAGGATGGGTTTGGCCCAGAAAATCCTGCTATTTCActccacaaagcatttaatctttcatagaTAACACATTTAATGGTAAGCTGCAGTAACTTAAAGTATACAAAGCtatacatacatacgtatatgtgtgtatacatacatacgtatatgtgtgtatatatatatatatatatatatatatatatatatatatatatatatatatatacatatatattagggctgggacttgattaaaattttttatctaattaattacaggctttgtaattaattaatctaaattaatcgcattttaatcgttcaggaaaatgtgctctcaaagtaaaacttttaattaaaattatgagacagagaatcaaacattagacatggttattactgtaaactaaagcttttaataaaaaaaatgcattttaattattcaaatatcactgtgtgatatgaaaccctaaccctaatcaacaaaaatttataattacacatagaaaacacctgcaaagggttcctgagcctttaaatagtctctctgtctagttgaatgactgaaataaatttgactttgcaccagattctaatttttccagtttcacttgtttgtataattgggagtttttattagcatttctactcacactgcagtaaaaacacacataaataataatccttcaaaatgacagtagaacaggcacaaatatgatctaggacttaaatgaactaacttttaacaccagagcaggcgtgacatattctgagaatgatcagtaacactaactggttccagctggatgactggaggatgatgggaagataaaagatcatggcgaggaaataatgatctgacgaacaggtgagcggaccttccttacatgggaagtcctgctgtcacgttaaagagcaagtcacccccaaataaactttttttgctgataaactaaataaatgtgtgtctaatcctgagctccttcaaaagaatctcctaccatctttatgcagatgacatccaactgtacatctccttcaagccccatgagatgtctaagctgcagcggttacacacctgcttagactctatcaaaacctggatggctgggagctttctacagctgaatgaagataagactgagatccttatctgtgccccagacaagctggttcccaaagtgagAGACTCTCTGGGTCAGCTagattctcacaccaaaccttcagtcaggaatcttggcgtgacctttgacccagctctcaccctggattctcatgtcagttctcttgttcgctcttccttctttcatctcaggaacattgctaagctgagtcccattctgtcccgctctgaacttgagacagttcttcacaccttcatctcctcacgcttagactactgtaactctcttttcacgtgtctgagcagaacctccctgaaccgtctacaggtggttcagaacgcctgtgctcggcttctgaccaagtcctccaaacacacccacatcaccccgcttctcctccagcttcactggctgccagtcaacttcagggttcatttcaagatcctggttctgatctatagggccttacatggacaagcaccatcttacattggtgatcttcttagtccctacacccccagcaggtccctgaggtccagtgaccaaagcctactggttgtgcagcaccaggctaaagaccaaaggtgacagatcatctgctgctgtggcccccagactctggacctctctccccctgagcctgagatcagtggactcagtggtctcctttaaaaagcagctgaagactcacttgttcaagctggcttttgtatgaccttcttcacctctctctttattctgctctccccacctattccaccttcctcaggaaccactgatttccctttttcctattctcgctctctttcttaacattttttttatcataattgtctctttttgctcattttaaatatatttttaaacattttctaaatgcttttttatatttttacatttttatttatttattttttgtttttgtgaagcgcctcgtgatttttatcttgagaggcgctatagaaatgatattttcttcttcttcttctaatcatgctgcagacacatttagtcaataatttggcacttcagtgcatcttagttaaaatttaaatattctgcctaaaactggcagtgttgtgccgttgtcaggtaaaaactctgcactgtagtttaatttaaatctgccaccgctattggctaagaggtatgctatgatgtaaactggtacattatgatgtcaccatgctgtcgtgagcctgtgtgtgtgtgtatttgttagcagctccgctttctcagtctgccaggcaacagcatttgttgcatttttcaaacatgaagtgagagtggagttagactctggtagggattgacttgctctttaagaaggggataatgcagacccgcagattcagcaacagcgaatctggtgtgatctccagcctgatcacaactttctcattcctcgctgcccctgatgcacttgagcatccgccccttagttggtgacagcttcaacacaccttgttgcttaatgatagtaatgcatgtgatgtttagacagtgactcgtctcagaaacatagaattccccgacagcattgtttagaaaatcatcagaaaagttgagtgtttctgttttaagtaaatttttgagctctatctgccacatagcgagtaaatgtttgcaccaaattagttatgtttatcagtcatcttccatggatttctgatactcctcccgcctgcatgcaacgtgagcgccgcatccaacgtcatttccacctatcccattcaatcaatttatcaagttagcagttagcttcatgttgaaactagcCGTGAAATGTggtggtttttaactggagtcagccagccttccaaaagaaaactcatcCAACTGGAATTAAAACCACCAGGACCTGTGACCTGGAGATggtggagtcgtgagacaatggctacattatgatggccacgtagcattgctgcctttcactttcacactttttctgctcgtgctgcaaacaggatagccgtcttctatcaactgtccctcggcaatcttcaaatatccaaaaaatgcccgtacttcccactttgtcttctttgagggataataaatgtcccgagtgctgccgtctcctctggccattatttcagctttagcttaaagaaagttttggtcgtaaacaacaaagtgcacatgtgccgccggcaacttcagcagatgatacggtggctggtaagggtcaccgcgcctacaccgcagccacggtaatccaccgagatatttttttttaaaacaagacggttattattattgccaACTTTttcaccggggtttaccgctacaccggttaccgtgacaaacctagccctgacacactttcagatattctcatggtgcagctgtgtcctccagagatcaaggactatgaaccaaatgaggctgtaatgttttggcacaaagacggtgtcagaagcaggaggccagacttcatagatagagaaaacaaggagtctgactagatttcaatgaaagagttcataaaaacatctcgaaaaataaataaatagtaaaaatgacaaaagagttgtttttcttattaattgatgttttaattattaattaattatttttgtcactctgtttggaatcaacaatatagaataacatgctttaggtagatctaaatcatttagaacttTGGCCGGTAAaatatatgcttggccggtagattttcatcatctaccaaccaacttggccggtgagtaaaaaacttAATTTCGGACCCTCGCTGCacggatgttacgtaaatgttaaaaatatagcttaccgcaacttttgtaaaatttccggtgccaccgggcagctgcagcagacgatctctgaaaaatgtccacgaCACGAACTCCATTGTTGTCTGGaaggtttttttttccaagttaagaaaagaggcagacgtgtttcctaaaagctgcatcagtccaagcaagacaacttctttgtttttattccgttttagtagccattagcactgtgcattgttgtgtgcatcagtgatattcggtctacgaggaagtcATGCAATcacaaaggttccgccttgctcgaaatgcaagctgcgattaaatgcgtgaattttttttaacgtgtcttttttttctaattaatcataattaacaccTTAAAATCCTGGCCCTAGtaacaacatttaatttctgctgctaacaatgaaatggtggcatgtctattatgtacgggttagggGGGTGttccattttgccttggcccccaaaataccttgaaacggccctgggtgtgtgactgagttttgaaggtgatctgaattgtatcagatgtataaatataacaCGTGTAtagcttattgttttatacaggtaaaaacatgtagtggagataaatctacctacattttactttcaaacattttgttttcttgtttttatataactatttcctgtcctgtctgtctctcatcttcctgcatctcctctaaactctccagaaaaactgctgcctggattcttactttttaacctcatcagttacttttgagcagatcaaagggatctcctgaccgcaaaacgGAGAGCACATTTagacaagtggtgcttgctgcagaaccacaaaggtggaggtgcaccagaaggtggagctgcaccagagtcagccccgcccattccagaatcagccccgcccattccatcagagtcagtccaattccttccagttgtcagacttgatagcattctggaaccaaagagggtgttatagctaaaaaatgcaagattgaggacggagttgagaagttaattgaacagtttgtgtaaaggttccatataattaaaaatctaacttttggaactttttatcatgttatattgtcatttcctcataagaaacactccaaagccatttttggcctcattcatacaTTTTCCTccaatctcagcttcaatttggtctcctcccccgaagcgggtctggtcttggttctcaaatctggatattctgtgaattttctgactaattatttctgaaatgacttctactgagacaccgccaataaaccatacattccCATCTATAGAGACACATTGagtagcacaattacatgtaacgccaattGCTgcttatcagatgtggtggt
This window contains:
- the LOC107372737 gene encoding uncharacterized protein, translated to MPRGSCSSSSRNRPPLRRNRGMGTGRALGCAPRLPPPRAPPLSLPSSSSSSSADEEGEEQREQGQGQRRRSRASASAPSRASPTASSEEKSEEPHAQPPEHQAQPPEPQRSPQQPEVDTRGTKQNLTFSPASEELTETEAPVPKKKSEKSKRTKEAISSPSARAFSDTEKSPKKKLSAMETAFQGLAPCLAGKSKASKLRNSPLGTSIESYLEDYFTFIFCPKGKSKMQENAVSKLSRAKVFVKYLLLGSDSPASWNWQFLYNIPLLKSYPAVLCKFGLSPTTISLYLGQAVSFVEYFRAMLPSHSRLHRGQTKILVLKLKKLSRDIGRTVLGHQLLTKQKKVSKLVSKEDLRLCQLLAREKIPSLLEDIEKAPARDPKTRYRFFGYLAAYLSVIYGHRTGVLTRMRVKEVRQAIGDDQTGYLINVLEHKTARKFGTAQIYLEPEEFLWFQTWLRLRDRAVARNGYLFSSLGRGEAKDMARYFSKAWKEMGL